The DNA segment GGGATGGCCGGCGTGAACCCTGAGGGCTCGTGGTGCCTGGCGACGCCGACCAGATAAGCAGCCCGGAAATCCGTCCGCAATCACCCCTTTTACTAGTTGTGGCCGGATGGAGCGGGAATGAGCGTTCTGTGGCGCAGCTCTCAAACCCCAGGTCGGCGGGGGTGCGGCACGGAACGTATCGGACATAACCCACTACGACCCCGGTTCGTAGGTGAGCTGCGTCATGTGGGGTGCCTCACCGGCCCGCTCACCGCGTGGGTACGGCCCCTCACGCCCCGGGGTCGTCGAAGGTGACCGGCGTCTCGAACGCGGCCCGGCGGGTGGCCCGGCGCAGCGCGCGCAGCACGGCGGGGCCGAGCGCGAAGGTCAGCACCACCGTGCACAGGGCCCGGCCCAGGTCCCAGCCGAGGGAGGTGGCCAGGCAGTAGGCGACGAAGCGGGCCAGGTTGGCGGCGACCGAGCCGCCCGGGTGGAAGGAGATGCCCGAGGCGGTGGCGCCCATGAAGGGCCAGCCGGCCAGGTTCATGACCGTGCCGTAGGCGAGGGAGGCGAGGAAGCCGTACCCGGCCAGGAGCAGCAGCTCGGCCCGGCCGCGCAGCCGCACCGGTCCCGGCAGCAGGCCCGCGCCCATCGCGAACCAGCCCATCGACAGCATCTGGAACGGCAGCCAGGGGCCGACGCCGCCGGTCAGCAGCGCGGACGCGAACATCGTCACCGAGCCCAGCGCGAAGCCGAAGCCGGGGCCCAGGACGCGGCCGCTGAGCACCAGCAGGAAGAACATCGGCTCGATCCCGGCCGTGCCCGCGCCGATCGGGCGCAGCGCGGCACCCGTGGCGGCGAGCACGCCCAGCATCGCGACCGCCTTCGGACCGAGGTCCGACTCCGAGATCGTCGCCGCGACCACCGCCACCAGCAGGATCAGCAGACCGGCGAACAGCCAGGGGGCGTCCTGGGCGTGCGCGCTCAGCTGGGAGGCGGGCGGGGCGAGGAAGGGCCAGCCGAAGGCGATCACGCCGACGGCGGTGACGAGGGCGAGGGCGGCGACGGAGCGGGGGCCGAGGCGGACGGCACGCACGGCGCGGACGCGCGGGGGTGCGGCGGTCGCGGCGGGCGCGGTGGTGGGAGCGTGCGGGGTGGTGGGGGAGGGCGGGGTCATCCCAGGGCCTCCCGGACCTGGGACACGGTCAGCCACTGCTGGGGGGCGAGGATCTTGGTCACCTGGGGGGCGAAGGAGGGGGAGGACACGACGATCTCCGCCGTCGGACCGTCCGCGATCACCTCGCCCTCGGCGAGCAGCACCACCCGGTGGGCGATCTCCGCGGCCAGCTCCACGTCGTGCGTGGCCAGCACGATCGCGTGCCCCTCGGCGGCGAGTTCGCGCAGCGCGGTGACCAGGCGGGCCTTCGCGGCGTAGTCCAGGCCGCGGGTCGGCTCGTCCAGGAGGAGCAGGGGCGGGCGGGCGGTCAGTACGACGGCCAGCGCGAGGGCGAGGCACTGGCCCTCGGAGAGGTCGCGGGGGTGGGTGTCGTCGGCGATGCCCGGCAGGAGCCGGTCCAGCAGGGCGCGGCAGGTCCCCAGGGCCGCGGCGGTGTCCTGGTCGGCGGCGGCGCACTCCGCCGCCACGGTGTCGGCGTAGAGGAGGTCCCGCGGTTCCTGGGGGACCAGGCCGACGTGGCGGATCAGGTCGCGGGGCGGGGTGCGGTGGGGGGTCCGGCCGCCGACGGTCACCGTGCCGGTGGAG comes from the Streptomyces sp. SUK 48 genome and includes:
- a CDS encoding ECF transporter S component; the encoded protein is MTPPSPTTPHAPTTAPAATAAPPRVRAVRAVRLGPRSVAALALVTAVGVIAFGWPFLAPPASQLSAHAQDAPWLFAGLLILLVAVVAATISESDLGPKAVAMLGVLAATGAALRPIGAGTAGIEPMFFLLVLSGRVLGPGFGFALGSVTMFASALLTGGVGPWLPFQMLSMGWFAMGAGLLPGPVRLRGRAELLLLAGYGFLASLAYGTVMNLAGWPFMGATASGISFHPGGSVAANLARFVAYCLATSLGWDLGRALCTVVLTFALGPAVLRALRRATRRAAFETPVTFDDPGA